The Felis catus isolate Fca126 chromosome B2, F.catus_Fca126_mat1.0, whole genome shotgun sequence region TAtgttttttaaacacacatacacacccatatGATAATCAAACACAAAGAATGTAATGATTATAGCTCAAGCCATTGAGGATCAGAGACTGGAGCATTACTTGGGTAGAATTTTAAGCAGGTGCCACACCCAAGCAGGCTGCGACCCAGATCTGACTACTGTTTCACAATTGTTCCCTCCTCTGAACACTTAATATGCATCTATGAatatgcattcatccattgataggtGCAATCTTACCAACctcttaaagtatattttaagctCTTGGAAACCAAGGACCACTCTTTGAGTAAGAATAGCAAACACTTGAGTATTTCCTGTGTGCTAGTCATAATGTTATGTGCTTTTCTGTATTAATAATATACACGATGGTAGTCATGATTCGAACCCAGGCAGAATGACTGCAGAGCCTACATGCACACTTTCCTTAAACCTGGATCGACACTGCTCAGCTGTTTACATGACCTTTAGCaagttgcctcagtttcctcctctgtacaaTGGGGGATGATACCGTATTacctcagagggttgttgtgaagattaaagtTGATACCTGTAAAATGCTGGGAAGGTGACTGGCACACAAcaggaaataattaaatattagctgttgttattattattgtttataggAAAGTCCCCAACCCTGGGAAACCCCTCAGTCCCTTTTTCACACGGGAAGTCCTGCATCCTTGGCAAAAGTTCAGAATGGGTCCAAATGGCAGGCTTAGGACAGGAAGTTGGCCAGTGCCCTGTGGTCACTCTCCACTGCCCCGGCTCTCTCTCAGAGCCCACCTCAAAACTCCCCCTATGTCCTTTAATTGACCTCTCCTCCTCACACACCAACAATATTAAGGCAACTGTACTCCTTAGCCAACAGACTGTAATGCATTAATCGTATACCTTTCTCGTACGTTTTTCTACGTAACCCATCGCCCCGTTTTCCCCATTTACCGTTCAGTTTCATAACCATCCCTGTTTTCTTAAGAGCAAAACTATTTGATGTTTGAGAACTCTGACCAGGCTAAAACAACCCGCCTACCGGAATGAAACGAGGGCATTTGTGCCCCCTGCTGCCTTTTCATCGGAAAGGCAGTTACATTTTGCTTATCGAGGTCTAAACAGAAACCGGTATACCGAAGTTTGAAATTAGATTCACGTTTTCTTTTATGGAATTCCCACCCTTGAATTTCAGTTGTTTGCTTTGCCGTTGCAAAAACGGATTTTTGCTTAATTATACTTTCCTCATGTATCTGCCTTCTTTGAATTGGCCCATGGATGTTCTGCTTTAGGGATTTTAACCGGTTTTTGTCTTACTCTTGCCTGTTTTCACTCCGGTGAAGCCCTGAGACCGGCGCGCAGGAGCGAAAGGCTACCACTTCAGGCGGTGGAAGGtgcacccgggcgccccagcgATTTGGGACACACTTTGGTTCCGTCTCCACCTCGGGGCCCTCTGCGGCAGCGTTTGGACACCACACAGTTTTAGAGCGCGCGCCGTTGAGGCCAATTGGACGCCGGCGCACAGTTGAGTGTCAGGTGGGTTCAGCCAATGAGCATGCAGTGTGGCAGAGGTGGGTCCGCCCTCTCCGCCCGCTATTcctcgccctccctccccacccccacccccacccccactcccaccccgaGTCCCAAGTCCCGGGTCCCGGAACGTGAGCATTAAGTCAAGCGGAGGCTCCGGCAAAGCCACCTTGGTCCGGGCTGGGGCCGGGGCGAGCGAGCGGGCTGCGCGGCGTTCCCGGCGGTTAGGGGAGCGGCCGGGTCCGCCCAGTATGTCGGAAGCAGGTGAGGGCGAGCCTCCCATGGGAACCACCTGCCCGGCAGAGAACCAACACGAGGCTGTCCCCCCGAAGGTGAGTCTCCAGCCGGGACCAGGAGGCCTCCACTAGGAGCCAGAACGGCGCGAGACCGACCAGATAATGGCCCCGGGATGAACCAGAGCAAGAACGAAGAGAACAAGAAGTTAGATGGCCGTGGAGTTGGCGGGAGTTGTTGGGTGGGCTTTGGTGCCATCACGCAGCTGCCTGGCGGAGAGGGTAGGTGGCCAAGGGTAAGGTGTGCGCTCCGACCCGGGACCAAGCTGTGTCAAGGTCTGGGCCCCTCCACATGCTGGAGGGGCcgttctccctcccaccctcctccgtctatccttctctccatccttctccaTCCTCCCCTCCAAGTGGGAATGGAGTCACTGTCTAGACTCTCTCAGGAAGGCCAAGTTCCTTGAGAGCCATATGGGCACAGGGGAAGACAGAGATAGATGACTGCACTTTGACAAGAGGGTGTTTAAAAGCCAGTCTCACTTCCAGTTGTGATGAGTGCCCAGGGCCTATCCTCTGGCCAGgttgccctttctttcttcttcccagcCTGGGGTGCTTTGCTCTTAAGTTTTATTAGTGTCAGTGTGGAGTTGAGATCTCAGTAAGGAGGTAGTGTAGATTTGTTAACGTTTATCAAAGGTAGAATCTTTACAGACAGGATGGGTAGGTGTAGACCTTTCCTGTGGATGGTggatttctttgtattctttacaATAAAAGCTTTGGGAGgttcatttcttccttaactCATGGATTTCTTGAAGACCTTCAAAACATTCTTCCTTGTAAGACTTCTTGCTGCCATGTGTCTTGCCCTACCATTTCAGAAAATTGTTCGTTGGTGGCCTGAGCTGGGACACCAGCACAAAGGACTCAAAAGACGCTTTGGCCAAATTTGGAGAGGTTGTTGACATGCTATAAAAATggatcccaggggcgcctgggtggcgcagtcggttaagcgtccgacttcggccaggtcacgatcttgcggacgatcttgcggtccgtgagttcgagccccgcgtcaggctctgggctgatggctcagagcctggagcctgtttccgatctgtgtctccctctctctctgcccctcccccgttcatgctctgtctctctctgtcccaaaaataaataaacgttgaaaaaaaataaaaataaaaaaataaaaataaaaatggatccCAACATTGGAAGATCAAGAGGGTTGGGCTGATCCTCTTTCAAGATGCAGCCAGTGTGGAGAAGGCAAGCTATGTAGTCCATCAAGGGCCCTTGTGTACAGGATTTGATTTCTGAGAGAATAGCATCCCTGGATCATGATCAGTGTGTCTAAGCTATATATGGCCAAGCCCTCTGAGGGAAGCAGAATTTAGGGACTTGTTTCTGTACAGATTTAAGAGGGGAATAAGAGGTATATGGGTTGACGTGGTCCAGGAAGACGATAGTGgatatttattatctgtttatCTGCTTGTTTGGGACACTGTGCTAAACACTTCACATGTAAGAATTAGAAAAGCATCCAAGGATGCTATAAAATAGATACTATTTAAGTgtcattttacaaaggaagagaTTAAGGCCCAGAGAAGATTTGGTAACTAAAAGAGATTGCATGTGAGTAGATGGTTAGCACAGTGAGGATTCCGGGACCAGAAGCCCAGCTACAGCCTGTGCTCTTAAGACCTGCAATTTTACCTCTGGAAAAAACAAGGCTTAAATCGGGACTACCAGGACAGGAAGAGAGCATACAGCATGGACAGAGGCTCTAAGGGACTAAGGtctgatttgtgtgtgtttagGTAAACCTTCTGGATTTCGGGTTTAGAGAAAATTTAGAAGTCAGGCTCAAGGTAGAGTGTGGTGTGTTTGGATGGGATGAACTATTTTGTGTACCGGTGGTGGAGTCTCGTGGCTCAAAGAAAAGGGACTAGCCCAGGGTAATGTTGCTAGGAAATGGCAGTGAGAATTAGAACTGGCATCTGTCTGACCCCTTTTTCAGGAGGTATTGTCCTGGTTTTAGCATTAAAAGCCCCACAGCCCAGGAAACCTGAGTCTCGAGTTTTAGTTAGTCCCTCAACCTGGGAAATCCCTTAGTTCCGGTTTTCACACTGAAAGTCCTGCTTCCCAGAAACCCCTCACTTCTGGTTTTAGCACTCAAAGTCCCCCAATCCCTTCATCCTGGACAAGCCTGGACAGTTGGTCAATCTGCTTCTCTGCGGAAACAGGTCCTAGACCAGAAGGAGCACAGGCTGGATGGCCATAGCATGAACCCCAAAAGTGCCATGACTGTGAAGAAGGATCACGTGAAGAACATCTTTGTTGCGGGTCTGAGCCCCAAAGCTGCAGAGGAGAGGATAGGGAGTACTTTGGCAAGTTTTAGGAGGTGAGTGCCTCCCAAAAGTGTGGTTTATGCTCTCCATCAATCACCTGTGgctgattttttccttccttccttggctgGCTGGAGTTCTGCTCAGCAggacttctttctcctcctctgacATTGGGTGTCTTCCCTCCTATGAGTTCCCTTTAGGTTCTGAGTTGGAGGAGGCACCAGCCCTGAGCTTTGTCTGTGTTTCCAGATCAAGGCCATTGAGTTTTCACTGGATCCAGAGTCCAACAAAAGACAGGGCTCTGTTTTCATCACTCTTAAAGAAGAGAAACCTGTGATAAATATTCTAGAAGCAAGGTGTCCAGAGGCTTCCTGCTTCTGAAGAGCTAGTCCTTGGATAATTGGGGACCCAGTGAGGTAATCAGTCATCTCAATTGAACATCGAAAGTATCGTGTCCTGGAAAACTCTTCCCTGGAGTATGATAGGCTTTAGTTTTTGGCAATGAGTGTGGCAGACTGGAGGAAAAGTACCAGACCCAGTGGCCCAAAAAGAGGGGCTGAAAGCAACACTGTCTTTAGCGTCAAATGGATATGGCAGAGATTTTGCACCTTCTGTAGTTGCTGTTGACCACTTTCCTTCTGACCACTGGTGTTGTCAACCACAATTTTCAGTTTACAGTAATGGTTTGTCCATGCACTGTTGCACTGAGAGTGACTGCAGTGTGTTGTAATTATGAATATTACAGTCTGTCTTTGACTTTATTGTGACCATGTTTTCTAAGAAGTCAGGTAATGAAAATGAGAACGATTATAGTACCAACAATCCCATCACCAAAAAAGAAGGCTAATCAACTGTGTTGCTTTAATGACAAATGGAAGGAGACATACAACTGGATCAGGGAGGTAAATAACCAAAACAGAGCATACTGCACAATATGCAGAAAAGAATTGGGGATTAGGCATGGTAGAGAAGGGGATGTGAAAACACATGGAGACTGAATCTCACCAGTTGAGAGTGAGACAGGCGAGTGCCTCCAAACCAATCAAAGTGTTTTTATTCCCCCAAAAGACACCAATGTTCAGTCAAAAATAGCAGCTGCTGAATTAGCTTGGGTATACCACGCAAACAAACATTATCATATGGCTCCCTTGATTGCTCTATGAAACTGAGTAAAGTTACTTTTCCTGACTCAGGGGTTGCAACTAAAATATCCTGCAGGcaa contains the following coding sequences:
- the LOC123385396 gene encoding heterogeneous nuclear ribonucleoprotein A/B-like, whose protein sequence is MSEAGEGEPPMGTTCPAENQHEAVPPKVLDQKEHRLDGHSMNPKSAMTVKKDHVKNIFVAGLSPKAAEERIGSTLASFRRSGRR